In Limibacter armeniacum, a single window of DNA contains:
- a CDS encoding O-succinylhomoserine sulfhydrylase — translation MEDKKFETLAIRTQLERSQHREHTSAIYATSSFVFNDAEQARAMFADEIQGNIYTRFSNPNNSEFIDKLCLMEGAEDGMAMASGMAAMFTSIAAFVKSGDHIVASRSVFGSTHQILTQLLPRWGVTHTYVDITNPKGFEEAIQENTKMIFIESPSNPAIDLIDIEYLGKVAEKHGVLLNVDNCFATPYLQNPIKYGAHLVTHSATKFIDGQGRVIAGAVVGSKELIKEVRFMARHTGPALSPFNGWILSKSLETLAVRMDRHCQNALELAKFLEDHDDVELVKYPFLPSHPQYELAKKQMRQGGALVTFEIKGGIDAGRKFLDSVKMCSFSANLGDTRTIVTHPASTTHSKLSDEERLNVGITPGLIRVSVGLEHIDDIKADIQQAIAAARGVWV, via the coding sequence ATGGAAGATAAGAAATTTGAAACGTTAGCGATCCGTACCCAATTGGAGCGCTCACAACACAGAGAACATACCTCAGCGATTTATGCCACTTCAAGCTTTGTATTCAATGATGCAGAGCAGGCAAGAGCCATGTTTGCTGATGAGATTCAGGGGAATATTTATACTCGTTTCTCCAATCCCAATAACTCTGAGTTTATAGATAAGTTGTGCCTGATGGAAGGTGCAGAAGATGGTATGGCGATGGCATCAGGTATGGCCGCAATGTTTACCAGTATTGCAGCATTTGTTAAGTCAGGTGACCATATTGTGGCTTCCAGATCGGTATTTGGTTCTACACACCAGATTCTAACTCAGCTGTTGCCGAGATGGGGCGTGACACATACTTATGTAGACATTACAAACCCTAAAGGTTTTGAAGAGGCTATTCAGGAAAATACGAAGATGATTTTTATTGAGTCACCTTCCAATCCTGCCATTGACCTTATAGATATTGAATACTTGGGTAAAGTGGCAGAAAAACATGGTGTACTGTTGAATGTGGATAACTGCTTTGCCACTCCTTATCTTCAGAACCCAATTAAATATGGTGCACACTTGGTGACGCATTCTGCAACTAAGTTTATCGATGGGCAGGGAAGAGTTATTGCAGGTGCTGTAGTAGGTAGTAAAGAACTGATCAAGGAAGTTCGTTTCATGGCAAGACATACAGGACCGGCCCTTTCTCCATTCAATGGATGGATACTGTCAAAAAGCCTTGAGACCTTGGCTGTTCGAATGGATCGCCATTGTCAGAATGCATTGGAATTGGCAAAGTTCCTTGAAGACCATGATGATGTGGAATTGGTGAAGTATCCTTTCTTGCCATCTCACCCACAGTATGAGTTAGCCAAGAAGCAAATGCGTCAGGGTGGTGCTTTGGTTACTTTTGAAATAAAAGGAGGAATTGATGCTGGTAGGAAGTTCCTTGACTCGGTGAAAATGTGTTCATTCTCTGCCAATTTAGGAGATACACGTACAATTGTAACACACCCCGCATCGACTACCCATTCAAAACTTTCGGATGAAGAAAGACTGAATGTAGGGATAACACCTGGCCTGATCAGGGTATCGGTAGGTTTAGAGCATATTGATGATATCAAAGCAGATATACAGCAAGCCATTGCAGCAGCAAGAGGCGTGTGGGTGTAA